Proteins from a single region of Fundidesulfovibrio magnetotacticus:
- a CDS encoding metallophosphoesterase, whose product MELPRIEARGLFVVCDPHVAASPPGHRLEGYREQVLAKLSACLDRARELECHPVIPGDLFHWPRENPNSLLVELIELFRPQRPTVLPGNHDKYLARFTPDVSLAVLAAAGAVRLADRPGPAFRLETPSGSVLVGASPDGTPLPRHVERAGAVETVWFSHHSVGFPDFQEGLVAPRPIEGLDWLINGHIHRPQPMVVKGGTRWCNPGNVTRLTFTARTRERVPSAWVWRPGAGELERWPVPMRPFAEVFPDQPFPAEPTAEESRSLFLKGLERLALRRTQEGLGLKDFLDANLNPEDPGTGLIWELYEEVAGGEKRPRRS is encoded by the coding sequence GTGGAACTGCCTAGGATCGAGGCCCGGGGTCTCTTCGTGGTCTGCGACCCCCACGTGGCCGCCTCCCCCCCCGGGCACCGCCTGGAGGGCTACCGCGAGCAGGTGCTGGCCAAGCTGTCCGCCTGTCTGGACCGCGCCCGCGAGCTGGAATGCCACCCCGTGATCCCGGGGGACCTCTTCCACTGGCCGCGCGAGAACCCCAACTCCCTGCTGGTGGAGCTCATCGAGCTCTTCCGGCCGCAGCGCCCCACGGTGCTCCCCGGCAACCACGACAAGTACCTGGCGCGCTTCACGCCCGACGTTTCCCTGGCCGTGCTGGCCGCCGCCGGGGCCGTGCGCCTGGCCGACCGGCCCGGCCCGGCCTTCCGCCTGGAGACGCCCTCGGGCTCCGTGCTCGTGGGGGCCTCGCCCGACGGCACGCCCCTGCCGCGCCACGTGGAGCGCGCCGGGGCCGTGGAGACCGTATGGTTCTCCCACCACTCGGTGGGCTTCCCGGACTTCCAGGAGGGGCTGGTGGCCCCGCGCCCCATCGAGGGGCTGGACTGGCTGATCAACGGGCACATCCACCGGCCCCAGCCCATGGTGGTCAAGGGCGGCACGCGCTGGTGCAACCCTGGCAACGTGACGCGGCTCACCTTCACGGCCCGCACCCGGGAGCGCGTGCCGTCGGCGTGGGTCTGGCGCCCCGGGGCCGGGGAGCTGGAGCGCTGGCCCGTGCCCATGCGCCCCTTCGCGGAGGTGTTCCCGGACCAGCCCTTTCCGGCGGAGCCCACGGCCGAGGAGAGCCGTTCGCTCTTCCTCAAGGGGCTGGAGCGCCTGGCGTTGCGGCGCACCCAGGAGGGCCTGGGGCTCAAGGATTTTCTCGACGCCAACCTGAACCCCGAGGACCCGGGCACGGGGCTCATCTGGGAACTCTACGAGGAGGTGGCCGGTGGCGAAAAACGACCACGACGGTCCTGA
- a CDS encoding PHP domain-containing protein: MRLVDLHTHSNASDGELSPAQVVRLASQAGLAAVALTDHDTLQGLPEARAAGMEAGIEVIPGCELSVVHQGRELHLLGLWVRPDGELSTVLESLRAGREDRNRRIVEKLAGMGVAIDYDEVVELAQGTVGRPHIARILLERGLVRDYDAAFRQYLGRHGRAFVAKEELPAYLAARVLADGGATVALAHPYLLGASGRDMEELARRFQLLGVDAIEAYYTEHSDQKTREYLELARRLDLGVCGGSDFHGAVKPGIRLGVGKGRLKVPESVLDALKERRAARGLWV; encoded by the coding sequence ATGCGACTCGTGGACCTGCACACCCACTCCAACGCCTCCGACGGCGAGCTTTCCCCTGCCCAGGTGGTGCGTCTGGCCTCCCAGGCGGGCCTGGCCGCCGTGGCCCTTACCGACCACGACACGCTCCAGGGGCTGCCGGAGGCCCGGGCCGCCGGGATGGAGGCGGGCATCGAGGTGATACCGGGGTGCGAACTCTCCGTGGTGCACCAGGGGCGCGAACTGCATCTGCTGGGTCTGTGGGTGCGCCCGGACGGCGAGCTGTCCACGGTGCTCGAATCGCTTCGCGCTGGCCGCGAGGACCGCAACCGGCGCATCGTGGAGAAGCTCGCGGGCATGGGAGTGGCCATCGACTACGATGAGGTGGTGGAACTGGCCCAGGGCACGGTGGGGCGCCCGCACATCGCCAGGATCCTTCTGGAGCGCGGCCTCGTGCGCGACTACGATGCGGCCTTCCGGCAGTACCTGGGCCGCCACGGACGGGCCTTCGTGGCCAAGGAGGAGCTGCCCGCCTACCTGGCCGCGCGCGTGCTCGCGGACGGCGGGGCCACGGTGGCCCTGGCCCACCCCTACCTGCTGGGGGCCTCCGGCCGCGACATGGAGGAACTGGCCCGGCGTTTTCAGCTTCTGGGCGTGGACGCCATCGAGGCCTACTACACCGAACACTCCGACCAGAAGACCCGAGAATACCTGGAGCTGGCCCGCCGCCTGGACCTGGGCGTGTGCGGCGGCTCGGACTTCCACGGGGCCGTGAAGCCGGGCATCCGCCTGGGCGTGGGCAAGGGTCGGCTCAAGGTGCCCGAATCCGTGCTGGACGCCCTCAAGGAGCGCCGCGCGGCACGCGGGCTGTGGGTGTAA
- a CDS encoding Trm112 family protein — MPIAPELLEILACPKCKGDINPTPAQDGLVCQACGVVYPVREDIPIMLVEEAVELAAWEAGERQAKP, encoded by the coding sequence ATGCCCATCGCTCCGGAACTGCTCGAAATCCTCGCCTGCCCCAAATGCAAGGGCGACATCAACCCCACCCCGGCCCAGGACGGGCTGGTCTGCCAGGCCTGCGGCGTGGTCTACCCCGTGCGCGAGGACATCCCCATCATGCTCGTGGAAGAGGCCGTGGAGCTGGCCGCCTGGGAAGCCGGAGAGCGCCAGGCCAAACCCTGA
- a CDS encoding Hsp20/alpha crystallin family protein produces MAKLNWNPWMGLADMKAELERVLAEAARRGRAPSAVSEKAYFWAPAADVLETAEAFVITMELPGVEREDVAVEVKTRTLWVYGERAFVKLGEGEGVYHSLERSYGPFARRFALPKGVDRGGVTAVFRNGLLEITLPKESPEARRRRIPIY; encoded by the coding sequence ATGGCCAAGCTGAACTGGAATCCCTGGATGGGGCTGGCGGACATGAAGGCCGAACTGGAGCGGGTGCTCGCCGAGGCCGCCCGGCGCGGCCGCGCCCCCTCCGCCGTGTCCGAGAAGGCCTACTTCTGGGCCCCGGCCGCCGATGTGCTGGAGACAGCCGAGGCCTTCGTGATCACCATGGAGCTGCCCGGCGTGGAGCGCGAGGACGTGGCCGTGGAGGTCAAGACCCGCACGCTCTGGGTCTACGGGGAGCGGGCCTTCGTCAAGCTGGGGGAGGGCGAGGGCGTCTACCACTCCCTGGAACGCTCCTACGGCCCCTTCGCCCGTCGCTTCGCCCTGCCCAAGGGCGTGGACAGGGGCGGCGTGACCGCCGTCTTCAGGAACGGCCTGCTGGAAATCACCCTGCCCAAGGAAAGCCCCGAGGCCCGGCGCAGGCGCATCCCCATCTATTGA
- the htpX gene encoding zinc metalloprotease HtpX, translated as MTSQLKTGLLLGLLTALLLLMGQAMGGKAGLVIALIMALVMNVGSYWFSDRIVLRMYNAQELSEADAPGLFDLVRQLAQRGNMPMPKLYLVPQAQPNAFATGRNPQNAAVAVTEGLLNLVSTDELAGVLAHELAHIKNRDILVQTVAAVVGGAVTSVASMLQWGAIFGMGRSDEEGGGGGFGAILMAILAPIAAMLIQMAISRSREYLADATGAQLAGNPLPLAGALKKLDDYAHAVPMQGANPATENMFIVSPLSGGGVAGLFSTHPPTEERIRRLRAMAGY; from the coding sequence ATGACCAGCCAACTCAAGACTGGCCTTCTCCTCGGATTGCTCACCGCGCTGCTCCTGCTCATGGGCCAGGCCATGGGCGGCAAGGCCGGGCTCGTGATCGCCCTGATCATGGCCCTGGTGATGAACGTGGGCAGCTACTGGTTCTCCGACCGCATCGTGCTGCGCATGTACAACGCCCAGGAGCTCTCCGAGGCCGACGCGCCCGGGCTCTTCGACCTGGTGCGCCAGCTGGCCCAGCGCGGAAACATGCCCATGCCCAAGCTCTACCTGGTGCCCCAGGCCCAGCCCAACGCCTTCGCCACCGGGCGCAACCCCCAGAACGCCGCCGTGGCCGTCACCGAGGGCCTTTTGAACCTCGTGAGCACCGACGAGCTGGCCGGAGTGCTCGCCCACGAACTGGCCCACATCAAGAACCGCGACATCCTGGTGCAGACCGTGGCCGCCGTGGTGGGCGGCGCGGTGACCAGCGTGGCCAGCATGCTCCAGTGGGGGGCCATCTTCGGCATGGGCCGCTCCGACGAGGAGGGCGGCGGGGGCGGCTTCGGGGCCATCCTCATGGCCATCCTGGCCCCCATCGCGGCCATGCTCATCCAGATGGCCATCTCCCGCTCGCGCGAGTACCTGGCCGACGCCACGGGCGCGCAGCTGGCGGGCAACCCCCTGCCCCTGGCCGGGGCGCTCAAGAAGCTCGACGACTACGCCCACGCCGTGCCCATGCAGGGGGCCAACCCGGCCACCGAGAACATGTTCATCGTCAGCCCCCTCTCGGGCGGGGGCGTGGCCGGGCTCTTCTCCACCCACCCTCCCACCGAGGAACGCATCCGCAGGCTGCGCGCCATGGCCGGATACTAG
- a CDS encoding YdjY domain-containing protein, with amino-acid sequence MPRALTLLCLLLLALPAPAGSAPLGLTPEMPLSVDMASGSVAFLATVNPALADEAVQHLAVFKDGAYADKALLQAEITPRRLHEALTLLGFRPGDNMTMANWDSERVQGQTLNVAILPDGADRPVPLGEFLRDKGGRGLDMRFGGNFKAAVAPDASGCLICLFSCPMGIVSNHLTFFKETGWWGAVAYRAQWPGPVPKRVAVIVSRR; translated from the coding sequence GTGCCCCGCGCCCTGACGCTTCTCTGCCTTCTCCTGCTCGCGCTCCCGGCCCCGGCCGGGAGCGCTCCTTTGGGGCTCACCCCGGAGATGCCCCTCAGCGTGGACATGGCCTCGGGCAGCGTGGCCTTCCTGGCCACGGTGAACCCCGCCCTGGCCGACGAGGCCGTCCAGCACCTGGCCGTGTTCAAGGACGGCGCGTACGCCGACAAGGCCCTGCTCCAGGCCGAGATCACGCCCCGGCGGCTCCACGAGGCCCTCACGCTCCTGGGCTTCCGCCCCGGCGACAACATGACCATGGCCAACTGGGACAGCGAGCGCGTGCAGGGCCAGACCCTGAACGTGGCGATCCTCCCCGACGGCGCGGACAGGCCCGTCCCCCTGGGCGAGTTCCTGCGCGACAAGGGCGGCAGGGGGCTGGACATGCGCTTCGGCGGCAACTTCAAGGCAGCCGTCGCCCCGGACGCCAGCGGCTGCCTGATCTGCCTCTTCAGCTGCCCCATGGGCATCGTGAGCAACCACCTGACCTTCTTCAAGGAGACGGGCTGGTGGGGGGCGGTGGCCTACCGCGCCCAGTGGCCCGGCCCGGTCCCGAAGCGCGTGGCCGTGATCGTCTCGCGCCGGTAG
- a CDS encoding flagellin N-terminal helical domain-containing protein, translated as MTVIFNHNPLAIVSGYYLTRAYDGLERSTLRLSSGLRINSAADDPAGLAVSELMRAEIASLNQGVRNANDAISLLQTADGGMSVIDEKLIRMKELATQASTGTYTSDQRLIIDSEYQAMASEITRIANATDFNGIRLLNGHLSGATHSGSGLEPTGKLKVHFGTGNLSAEDYYYVQIGLSTASALGVGRSATGSARSISTQALAQAALDKIDAAIVSKDKIRANLGSLQARLENTVQALSLQSENLQLAQSRIADVDLATEMAEFVRSQILVNSATAMLSQANTLPQLALQLLM; from the coding sequence ATGACCGTGATCTTCAACCACAATCCCCTGGCCATCGTGAGCGGCTACTACCTCACGCGGGCCTACGACGGCCTGGAGCGCTCCACCCTGCGGCTCTCCTCGGGGCTGCGCATCAACAGCGCCGCCGACGACCCCGCCGGGCTGGCCGTGAGCGAACTCATGCGCGCCGAGATCGCCTCGCTGAACCAGGGGGTGCGCAACGCCAACGACGCCATCTCCCTGCTCCAGACCGCCGACGGCGGCATGAGCGTCATCGACGAGAAACTCATCCGCATGAAGGAGCTGGCCACCCAGGCCTCCACGGGCACCTACACCTCCGACCAGCGCCTGATCATCGACTCCGAATACCAGGCCATGGCCTCGGAGATAACCCGCATCGCCAACGCCACGGACTTCAACGGCATCCGCCTGCTCAACGGACACCTCTCCGGGGCCACGCACAGCGGCTCCGGCCTCGAACCCACCGGCAAGCTGAAGGTGCACTTCGGCACGGGCAATCTTTCGGCGGAAGACTACTACTACGTCCAGATAGGGCTCTCCACGGCCTCGGCCCTGGGCGTGGGACGCTCCGCCACGGGCTCCGCGCGCTCCATCTCCACCCAGGCACTGGCCCAGGCGGCCCTGGACAAGATCGACGCGGCCATCGTCTCCAAGGACAAAATCCGCGCCAACCTGGGCTCGCTCCAGGCGCGCCTGGAGAACACCGTGCAGGCCCTCTCGCTGCAGAGCGAGAACCTGCAGCTGGCCCAGTCGCGCATCGCGGACGTGGACCTGGCCACGGAGATGGCCGAGTTCGTGCGCTCGCAGATTCTGGTGAACTCGGCCACGGCCATGCTCTCCCAGGCCAACACCCTGCCCCAACTGGCCTTGCAGCTCCTGATGTAG